A single genomic interval of Halobacillus halophilus DSM 2266 harbors:
- a CDS encoding PepSY domain-containing protein yields the protein MNWKKVAIAAGVGAVAGYAVKQQFSSNQNVTPEKALKIAKEAFKKQGPISGSWIYMKPEELNKNGINYDVYRGGISKNQDGETSQFEFYIDTETGTIVDVAETSA from the coding sequence ATGAATTGGAAAAAAGTCGCAATAGCCGCCGGTGTAGGAGCAGTGGCTGGCTACGCAGTAAAACAACAGTTTAGCAGCAACCAGAATGTAACCCCTGAGAAAGCTCTCAAGATTGCAAAAGAAGCCTTTAAAAAGCAAGGACCAATTAGTGGCTCTTGGATCTACATGAAGCCTGAGGAACTTAATAAAAATGGCATTAACTACGATGTATATCGTGGAGGAATTTCTAAGAACCAGGATGGCGAAACATCTCAGTTCGAATTTTACATCGATACTGAAACAGGCACTATTGTAGATGTCGCTGAAACTTCAGCTTAA
- a CDS encoding M42 family metallopeptidase: MNQETKDLFKTLTELPGAPANEHLVRQFMKSELEKYSDEIVQDRLGGVFGLRDAKKGPTVMVAGHMDEVGFMVTQITDNGMLRFQPLGGWWNQVMLAQRVQVITDNGPIVGVIGSIPPHNLTPEQRKKPMEIKNMMIDIGADDRDNAKLIGIKPGQPIVPICPFTPMANEKKILAKAWDNRYGCGLSIELLKELQGTKLPNKLYSGATVQEEVGLRGAQASANKINPDIFYALDASPANDMSGDKKEFGQLGKGALLRIVDKSMVTHRGIRDFILDTAETHSIPYQYFVSQGGTDAGRVHIANNGIPSAVVGICSRYIHTSSSIIHVDDYAAAKELLVHLVKTTDQQAVDHIRKNV; encoded by the coding sequence ATGAATCAGGAAACGAAAGATCTTTTTAAAACGTTAACCGAATTACCGGGGGCACCGGCGAACGAACATTTAGTCCGTCAGTTCATGAAATCTGAGCTTGAAAAATACTCCGATGAAATCGTTCAGGATCGACTAGGGGGCGTATTTGGACTTCGAGATGCAAAAAAGGGACCTACCGTGATGGTCGCAGGACATATGGATGAAGTTGGATTTATGGTGACACAAATTACGGATAATGGAATGTTACGCTTTCAGCCTCTCGGCGGCTGGTGGAACCAGGTCATGCTTGCTCAGCGTGTACAAGTTATTACAGATAACGGTCCTATTGTAGGCGTCATCGGTTCGATTCCGCCTCATAATTTGACGCCGGAACAAAGAAAAAAACCGATGGAAATCAAAAATATGATGATTGATATTGGAGCAGATGATCGAGATAATGCTAAACTAATTGGAATCAAACCCGGACAGCCTATTGTACCGATCTGTCCTTTTACTCCTATGGCCAATGAAAAGAAAATCCTTGCTAAAGCCTGGGATAATCGTTATGGTTGTGGATTGTCTATAGAACTTCTGAAAGAACTTCAGGGAACAAAACTTCCAAACAAGTTATACTCTGGGGCCACCGTACAGGAGGAGGTTGGTTTAAGAGGGGCTCAAGCATCGGCAAACAAAATAAATCCAGATATTTTCTATGCTCTGGACGCCTCGCCAGCTAACGATATGAGCGGAGACAAAAAAGAGTTTGGGCAATTAGGTAAGGGAGCTTTACTTCGAATTGTAGATAAATCGATGGTTACCCATCGCGGGATTAGAGACTTTATTCTGGACACAGCCGAAACGCATAGTATCCCTTATCAGTATTTCGTATCACAGGGAGGTACAGATGCAGGACGCGTACACATCGCCAATAATGGTATTCCCTCTGCAGTTGTAGGTATTTGCTCCCGTTATATCCATACTTCGTCCTCCATCATACATGTAGATGACTATGCAGCTGCAAAGGAATTGCTCGTTCATTTAGTAAAAACCACGGATCAACAAGCTGTAGATCATATCCGGAAAAATGTATAG
- a CDS encoding YtnP family quorum-quenching lactonase — protein MKTMQVGRAKLTWLDGGVTHMDGGAMFGVVPKPLWSRKYPVNEKNQIELRTDPILIDIDGKKMIIDSGIGNNKLTEKELRNYGVKEESKIEQSLNVLGLSRHDIDYVLMTHLHFDHACGLTMWEEDHLVPAFPEAKIFTNATEWEEMRNPNIRSKNTYWEENWKPVEELVHTYQDSVEIVPGLRMIHTSGHSNGHSIIVFEDGDETFIHMADIMPTHAHQNVLWVLAYDDYPVTSVHEKQKWMAYGYERKAWYVFYHDASYCALQFDQDGKVLNELKREPHSYPGE, from the coding sequence ATGAAAACAATGCAAGTTGGACGAGCCAAATTGACTTGGCTGGATGGTGGAGTTACTCATATGGATGGGGGGGCTATGTTTGGGGTTGTTCCCAAACCTTTATGGAGCAGAAAATATCCCGTCAACGAAAAGAACCAAATTGAGCTCCGAACGGACCCTATCTTGATAGATATTGATGGAAAAAAAATGATCATTGATTCAGGCATCGGAAATAATAAGCTGACGGAAAAAGAACTTCGAAATTATGGAGTTAAAGAAGAGTCGAAAATTGAACAGTCTTTAAATGTATTGGGACTGAGCCGGCATGATATTGATTATGTTCTAATGACCCATTTGCATTTTGACCATGCTTGTGGACTAACCATGTGGGAAGAGGACCATCTTGTACCTGCTTTCCCTGAAGCCAAAATATTTACGAATGCTACGGAATGGGAAGAAATGCGGAATCCTAATATACGATCAAAAAATACATATTGGGAAGAGAACTGGAAACCTGTAGAGGAACTGGTTCATACATATCAGGATTCAGTGGAGATTGTTCCAGGTCTTCGTATGATTCATACAAGCGGCCATAGTAACGGCCATTCCATTATAGTATTTGAAGATGGTGATGAAACTTTTATTCATATGGCTGATATAATGCCAACACATGCCCATCAGAATGTGCTATGGGTCCTCGCTTATGATGACTACCCAGTTACTTCAGTTCATGAGAAACAAAAGTGGATGGCCTATGGTTATGAAAGAAAAGCATGGTATGTATTCTATCACGATGCGAGTTACTGCGCGCTGCAATTTGATCAAGATGGAAAGGTCCTAAATGAACTGAAAAGAGAACCGCATTCCTATCCTGGAGAGTAA